The sequence below is a genomic window from Nitrobacter winogradskyi Nb-255.
CAGTCGATCTGGGTGTCCCGCACCTCGATCTGGCGGCAAACACTGCATGACCCGGTGTCGTCGAACGACGTAGCTTCGGCGGTCTCGGGCAACAAGCACTTGCTACAGCTCAACATTTGATTCTTCTCGTCATTTCTGAGGTTTGCCGTGGCTTACCACGCCGTCCATCCGCCGTCGACGGCCAGGCATTGTCCTGTCACGTATGCGGAAAGATCGCTTGCCAGATATGCGACCGCTCCCTTGAGGTCCTCTTCCCGCGCCATGCGACCGAGGGGCGTACGCGCCACATAGCGCGAGAGGAATGGCTCCGGTGTGCTACGAAAAACCCCACCCGGCGCAATTGCATTCACACGTATATCCGGCGCGAGTGTGGTCGCCAGCCACCGCGTCAACTGAACAAGACCGCCCTTGCTTGCGGCATAGGCGGCCGGATTACCCAGAGTGGTATCATCATAGAGACGCCAATCGGGACCCACCAGGCCGTAGATCGATGAAACGTTTATCACGCTTCCCCGCCCGGACGCCCGGAGGTCGTCGGCCGCGGCCTGAATGAGGATAAAGGGCGCGGTGAGATTGACTTCCAGAGCACGCCGCCAGGTCGCAGCGGACTGTTGCTCGAATCCCACGGCCCACCCATCGAGGCCGCTTGTGCCAACAAAGGCGGCGCAATTGACGATGATATCAATGCGTCCCAGCGCTTCGTGAACTCGTCTCGGCAGATCGCCTACGGCCGCGCCGTCTTCAAGGTCACACTCAAACCCCGCAGCAGCAACGGACCAGCGTTCCTTCAGATCGGCGGCCACCACCCCCGCCGCCCCGGATGAAAGATCCACGACCGCCACGCGAGCGCCAAGCTCGGCCAGGGCGCCGGATATCGATCGGCCGATGTGACCCGCACCGCCGGTCACCAGGGCCACCCGCCCATCGAGCGCCATCAGTTCCCGAAGAGTTCGTTCTGGCGTCATCCGAAAATCCTCTGGAACTCATCGGACGCTTTCTGCAGATCATCGAGACGTCCGACGTCGATCCAGTATTCCCGCAGCGGAAAAGCGACGGATCGCTTGCCGCGCTCGATCGTGCGTTCGATCAGGGTCGGCATATCGACTGCTTCGGTGGCTCCGATATAATCGAGCACCTCGGGGTCGAGAAGATACACGCCGGCGTTGACGAAGAACTTCTGCGTCGGCTTCTCCCGAATGCCGAGAATCCGGTGATCTTCGAAATCGACGACGCCGAACGGCACGGTGATCGCATGCTCCCGCACACAGATTGTCGTGAAGGCCTGATGCTCAAGGTGATATTTCAGCATCTGCTCGAAATTCACCGTCGTCAGCAGATCGCCGTTCATGACGAAGAACGGCCGGGTCGGCCGCTCAGGAATTAACGACAGCGCACCCGCGGTGCCGAGACGATCGCTCTCGACGAGATAGTCGATCTCGACGCCCCACGCTGAGCCATCGCCGAAATACTCCCGGATCATCTCGGCCTTGTAGTTGACGGAAATAAAGAACTTTCCGAACCCGGATTTGATGAAGCCGTTCAAGACGGTTTCCAGGATCGGCTTGTTACCGACCTTTATCAATGGCTTGGGCAGGTCGTCGGTCAGCGGTCTCAGCCTGGAGCCGAGGCCGCCAGCCATCAGGACAACCCAGTGATCCGCCTGCGACGCGGCCGCGAGATCATCGATCAGCTTGATCTCTATGACTTTGCCATGATCATCCACGATGGGAAGCTGGTGGATCGAGCGTCGTCGCATGAGCGTAAGCGCGGCGGCGTTCGAAATTCCCGCCGGAGCCACGACGGGGTTACGATTCATGACCTCGTTCACGGGCGTATCGAGACCGACACCGTTCAGCAGCGCGCGGCGAACATCGCCGTCGGTCACCGTGCCGACGATCTTTCCGTCACGCTCAACCACCGCCAGTTGGAGATTGCCCTCATCGATGCGACGAAGCGCCTCGAGCAGCGGTATCTCCTCGGTAACAACAAACAAGGCGCTCATACTGTCCCGTCTTGGCGGCCGCTGAAGCAGCCGCCTTCAATATCCCTGGTCACCGTCGCCCCCGCGGCGACAACGGAGCCCGCCCCAAGCCGCACGCCACCGAGCACAATCGCACCCGCGCCGACGTGCACGCTCTCTCCGACCAAAACACCGCCGCACAACACCGCACCGGGCGCGATATGGGAATGATCGCCCACATGACAATCATGCTCCACGACCGCGCGGGTGTTTATAAGCACATTTCGGCCAATTTGCGCGCGCGGCTGAATAACGGCGCCCGCCATAACCTGGCAACCATCTCCAGGCTGAACGGTCGACGCCACAATGGCGGAGCGATGGGCGATGACAGGAAACCTGAAACCCAGCTTGTCGAATCGACAAAACAGATCGCGTCGACGCGACAATCCAGAGTCTGATCGCGTGGCGCGATTACCCATGGCGTTGACGAGTTCGGTGGTTTCGACCGGCATTTCCAGGACTGCCGCATCCGGACCCTTGATCGGGATGCCCTGAATCAGTTTCCCAACGAGCGAAGGATTTTGATCCGTCGCAAAGTCAGGTCGGGTTCCTGTGCTGAGCAAGGCCTCGATGACAACGCTGGCATGACCTCCCGCGCAAAGAACGACAAGCGTCATGGCTCGATCGCCTCGTCGACCTCATAGTCGCGAGGGGCAACCTGATCGAGATAGGTCCAGAATTCCATTGGGGAGACGCCATTGCCCGGACGTTTGACCCCGAGGTTGTCTGCCGAAAATCTCTCACCCCGGCACACGCGCCGCGTGACAACCAGACTCCTGCGCGCCACGGAACGATTGGCCAGTTCTTCCGGAGCGGGAATCTTCCGCCCGTCGCCCATCGCACTCTCGACGTCCCGTATGGCGGCGATCATGGCCGTCAGTTCATCGGGCTCGAGCGACGCGCGATGATCCGGGCCCGGCAGATTCCGGTCGAGCGTGAAGTGCTTCTCAATGACGGTCGCGCCCAGTGCGACCGCGGCAACCGCTAGATGAATGCCCACGCTGTGATCGGAAAAGCCGACCTCCAGACCGAACGCCTCGCGCAATGAGGCCATCGCGCGCAAATTGATCGAATGTGCGGCTGCCGGGTATTCCGTTGTACAATGCAGCAAGGTTACCTTTTCCCGCAGCATCGACCAGGCGCGGCGCTCCAAAAGCACCTCGGAAAAAGCGCGTGACGTGGACGGCGCGGCCTCTTCCCGGAAGTACCCGAACGCGATAACTCCCAGCGCCTGTTCAATCTCCGCCAGCGTTCCCATGCCGGTGGAGAGGATGACGGGCAAACGGAAGCGCGCCAGGTGAAGCAGCAAGGGCGCATTGGTCAGATCTCCCGAACCGACCTTGAATGCGGAGACGCCGACATGCCTGACAAGATGGGTGGCGCTGTCGGCATCGAATGGCGTCGACAGATAGCCGATGTTTGCCGCCGCGCAGGCCGCGGCAATCTCGCGCTCTTCGCTCTCGCTTAACTCGAGCGAGCGCAGCATCTCCAACTGGGATTGACCGCCGCCGGTCGTCGCCTGCTGGTAGCTGGCCTTGGCGGCGGCCGGAGTCGCCAGCTTGTCGGCCCGGAACGACTGGAATTTGATGATGTCCGCGCCCGCGCGCGCGGCGGTATCCACCAGCGCCAGCGCCCGGGCAAGATCGCCATTATGGTTGACCCCCGCCTCCGCGATGATACGGGCACGCTGCAGCATAAAGTCCGATCTTTTCCGAGGAGCTGAGGACAAAAGTGTCCCTAAATCAGGGAGTTGTTTTAATCGACCGCACTGGTAAAATCAATCGCGGGACCGGGGATCCAATGGCCCAAATCTCCGTTTTGAGGTCAGTTCACAATGCCGGATTCGGCAGACATCCTGTTTTTGATCGTTGGCCGCGGTGGTTCAAAGGGTTTGCCCGGGAAAAACCTGAAGCAAATAGGCAATCTCAGCCTGGTCGGCTACCGGGCGAGATCGGCCTTGAAATCCCGATATTGCTCGCGGCTCATCGTATCGAGTGACAGCCCGGACATTCAGGCCGAGGCAAAGCGGCACGGCGCCGAGGTTCTGTTTTCGCGACCCGCCGAACTGGCATCCGACACCGCGTCTTCAGCCGACGTTGTGCTGCACGCGATGGACTGGATCGAGAAGCACGAGGGTCGGCGGTACGGCGCGGTGATGCTTCTGGAGCCGTCATCGCCGTTCGCGCGTCCCGAACATTATGACCAGGCTGTCGAACTCTACAGGGCGCGCCAGGCCGAGCTCGTCGTCGGCATGCGTGAAACCGAGGTCTCGTCGGTTTTCGTGGGGCAGATTGGCAGCGACGGCTCCATCGCGCCGATCGTGGACAAAATGTTGTCCCTGTCTCACCTGCGGCGGCAGGATCAGCCGCCGGAAGTGACAATGAACGGCGCGCTCTATTTGATCGACTGGAATGCGATGCGAAAGCATCGGAAAATATACGCGAACCCGTCCAGCAGCTATGGCATCCTGATGGACCGTTTCCATTCGATCGAAATCGAAACCATGGCGGACCTAGCCTACGCCTCCTATGTCATCGACCACGGCATGCTTGATGCGTCGCCATGGCAGTCAACGTCACCATGACGGCCTCGCGTCGCCGCATCGCGGTCGTGACCGGATCCCGCGCCGACTATGGCCTGCTCCGCGGGCTGTTGACCAGATTGCGTGGATGCGCCGGGATCGACCTCCAGGTGGTCGCTTGCGGCATGCATCTAGCCCCGCGTTTCGGCGAGACATGGCGCGCGATCGAAGCCGACGGCTTCACTTTGACCGGGAAAGTCGATCTCGAACTCGGCGACGACACGCCGGACGCAATCGCGCGCAGCACGGGAATCGGGACTATCGGCTTTTCAGAAGCTTTCCAAAGGCTTTCTCCCGATCTGGTCGTCGTGCTTGGTGACCGCTTTGAGATCCTGTCCGCCGCCACAGCGGCAACGCTGTCCAACATTCCAATTGCCCACATCCATGGCGGCGAAATTACCGCCGGCGCTTTCGATGACGCCATCCGCCATGCGGTGACGAAAATGGCGTGCATCCATTTCGTCGCGGCGGAACCCTATCGTCTGCGCGTCATTCAGATGGGCGAGAACCCAGACTTCATATTCAACGTCGGCGCGCCCGGACTTGATCAAGCGGACGTCGCGCCTGCTCTCGACCGTTCTTCGCTGTTCGAATCACTCGGCATCGGCGAACCTCGCCGGTTCCTGCTGGCGACGCTTCATCCAACGACGGCACGCCCGGGGGCCGATCGCGCCACCGCCGCTGCTCTTCTCGGTGCCCTGGCGCAGGTCAAGGATCGCGGCATCATCTTTACCGGCGTCAATGCCGACCCGGGAAACAGGATCATTGACAATGCCGTGCGCGACTTCGTCAGCGCGCGGCCGGGGCACGCATACCTGTTCACCTCACTCGGCAGCGATCGCTACTGGTCGGCCCTCAGGCTCACCGACGTGGTGATCGGAAACTCATCGAGCGGAATCCTGGAGGCGCCCGCCGTTGGAACCCCGTCGATCAACATCGGGGACCGGCAGTCGGGACGATTGCGCGCGGCGTCGATCCTGGATTGCGCCGTCGATCAGGCCGAAATTTCGGCAGCGCTCAGTCTGGTCCTGGAAGGCCGCT
It includes:
- a CDS encoding SDR family oxidoreductase, with product MTPERTLRELMALDGRVALVTGGAGHIGRSISGALAELGARVAVVDLSSGAAGVVAADLKERWSVAAAGFECDLEDGAAVGDLPRRVHEALGRIDIIVNCAAFVGTSGLDGWAVGFEQQSAATWRRALEVNLTAPFILIQAAADDLRASGRGSVINVSSIYGLVGPDWRLYDDTTLGNPAAYAASKGGLVQLTRWLATTLAPDIRVNAIAPGGVFRSTPEPFLSRYVARTPLGRMAREEDLKGAVAYLASDLSAYVTGQCLAVDGGWTAW
- a CDS encoding nucleotidyltransferase family protein; amino-acid sequence: MSALFVVTEEIPLLEALRRIDEGNLQLAVVERDGKIVGTVTDGDVRRALLNGVGLDTPVNEVMNRNPVVAPAGISNAAALTLMRRRSIHQLPIVDDHGKVIEIKLIDDLAAASQADHWVVLMAGGLGSRLRPLTDDLPKPLIKVGNKPILETVLNGFIKSGFGKFFISVNYKAEMIREYFGDGSAWGVEIDYLVESDRLGTAGALSLIPERPTRPFFVMNGDLLTTVNFEQMLKYHLEHQAFTTICVREHAITVPFGVVDFEDHRILGIREKPTQKFFVNAGVYLLDPEVLDYIGATEAVDMPTLIERTIERGKRSVAFPLREYWIDVGRLDDLQKASDEFQRIFG
- a CDS encoding acetyltransferase gives rise to the protein MTLVVLCAGGHASVVIEALLSTGTRPDFATDQNPSLVGKLIQGIPIKGPDAAVLEMPVETTELVNAMGNRATRSDSGLSRRRDLFCRFDKLGFRFPVIAHRSAIVASTVQPGDGCQVMAGAVIQPRAQIGRNVLINTRAVVEHDCHVGDHSHIAPGAVLCGGVLVGESVHVGAGAIVLGGVRLGAGSVVAAGATVTRDIEGGCFSGRQDGTV
- the neuB gene encoding N-acetylneuraminate synthase, which encodes MLQRARIIAEAGVNHNGDLARALALVDTAARAGADIIKFQSFRADKLATPAAAKASYQQATTGGGQSQLEMLRSLELSESEEREIAAACAAANIGYLSTPFDADSATHLVRHVGVSAFKVGSGDLTNAPLLLHLARFRLPVILSTGMGTLAEIEQALGVIAFGYFREEAAPSTSRAFSEVLLERRAWSMLREKVTLLHCTTEYPAAAHSINLRAMASLREAFGLEVGFSDHSVGIHLAVAAVALGATVIEKHFTLDRNLPGPDHRASLEPDELTAMIAAIRDVESAMGDGRKIPAPEELANRSVARRSLVVTRRVCRGERFSADNLGVKRPGNGVSPMEFWTYLDQVAPRDYEVDEAIEP
- a CDS encoding acylneuraminate cytidylyltransferase family protein, with translation MPDSADILFLIVGRGGSKGLPGKNLKQIGNLSLVGYRARSALKSRYCSRLIVSSDSPDIQAEAKRHGAEVLFSRPAELASDTASSADVVLHAMDWIEKHEGRRYGAVMLLEPSSPFARPEHYDQAVELYRARQAELVVGMRETEVSSVFVGQIGSDGSIAPIVDKMLSLSHLRRQDQPPEVTMNGALYLIDWNAMRKHRKIYANPSSSYGILMDRFHSIEIETMADLAYASYVIDHGMLDASPWQSTSP
- the neuC gene encoding UDP-N-acetylglucosamine 2-epimerase, encoding MAVNVTMTASRRRIAVVTGSRADYGLLRGLLTRLRGCAGIDLQVVACGMHLAPRFGETWRAIEADGFTLTGKVDLELGDDTPDAIARSTGIGTIGFSEAFQRLSPDLVVVLGDRFEILSAATAATLSNIPIAHIHGGEITAGAFDDAIRHAVTKMACIHFVAAEPYRLRVIQMGENPDFIFNVGAPGLDQADVAPALDRSSLFESLGIGEPRRFLLATLHPTTARPGADRATAAALLGALAQVKDRGIIFTGVNADPGNRIIDNAVRDFVSARPGHAYLFTSLGSDRYWSALRLTDVVIGNSSSGILEAPAVGTPSINIGDRQSGRLRAASILDCAVDQAEISAALSLVLEGRFQPDLSLEPPYGRGGASGRIADLIQSIDLTKAFPKTFHDLPPTTISQHSASAPAVP